In Brienomyrus brachyistius isolate T26 chromosome 3, BBRACH_0.4, whole genome shotgun sequence, the following proteins share a genomic window:
- the ninj2 gene encoding ninjurin-2, which produces MTAMRGRGDLQPERLAPINMNHYATKKSVAESMLDVALLMANASQMKAVLEQGPGFKYYITVLVLIGASLLLQILAGALFVVMARKDLNNVANQRKLDIINNIATGLVFLTVIINIFITAFGVQKTGLYPKPN; this is translated from the exons CCTGAGCGGCTGGCCCCTATCAACATGAACCACTATGCCACCAAGAAGAGTGTGGCAGAGAGCATGCTGGATGTGGCGCTGCTGATGGCCAATGCATCACAGATGAAAGCCGTTCTGGAGCAAGGACCTGGCTTCAAGTACTACATCACTGTTCTGGTGCTGATTGGGGCCTCCCTCCTCCTTCAGATCCTGGCAGGGGCTCTCTTTGTGGTCATGG ctcGGAAGGATCTCAATAATGTTGCCAACCAGAGGAAGCTGGATATTATAAACAACATAGCTACTGGACTAGTGTTTTTAACTGTGATTATTAACATCTTCATCACTGCTTTTGGAGTTCAGAAGACTGGACTGTATCCCAAACCCAACTGA